A single region of the Mycobacterium lentiflavum genome encodes:
- the arsC gene encoding arsenate reductase (glutaredoxin) (This arsenate reductase requires both glutathione and glutaredoxin to convert arsenate to arsenite, after which the efflux transporter formed by ArsA and ArsB can extrude the arsenite from the cell, providing resistance.), translated as MAAEAVIYHNPKCSTSRKTLDLLRDNGLEPEIVQYLKTPPSRAELEKMIRDAGIDVRAAVRKRESLYAELSLVDATDDQLLDAMAEHPILIERPFVVTAKGTRLARPIDAVHEIL; from the coding sequence ATGGCTGCGGAGGCTGTCATCTACCACAATCCCAAGTGCAGCACCTCGCGCAAGACGCTGGACTTGTTGCGGGACAACGGTTTAGAGCCAGAAATTGTTCAGTACCTGAAGACTCCGCCGTCCCGCGCCGAACTGGAGAAGATGATCCGCGACGCGGGTATCGACGTACGCGCCGCGGTGCGTAAGCGTGAATCGCTGTATGCCGAACTAAGCCTCGTCGACGCGACCGACGATCAGTTGCTCGACGCGATGGCCGAACATCCCATCCTGATCGAGCGCCCGTTCGTCGTGACGGCCAAGGGCACCCGGCTGGCCCGTCCGATCGACGCGGTCCACGAGATTCTGTGA
- the mfd gene encoding transcription-repair coupling factor, with amino-acid sequence MTAPGPARPETPIAGLVELALTAPTFQQLAARAAAAPDELNLVGPASARLFVASALARRGPLLVVTATGREAADLSAELRGVFGDAVAVFPSWETLPHERLSPGVDTVGTRLMVLRRLARPDDTTLGPPLRVVVTAARSLLQPMTPQLGLVEPLTLRVGAEVEFESVITRLVELAYTRVDMVGRRGEFAVRGGILDVFAPTAEHPVRVEFWGDEVSEMRMFAVADQRSIPDVEVDVLVAVACRELLLTDDVKARAAELLALAAARLPEGEAAITGSVSDMLAKLSEGIPVDGMEALLPVLRPPEDGRPALLTDQLAEGTPVLLCDPEKVRSRAADLIKTGREFLEAAWSVAAMGTSEGQAPVDVEDLGGSGFAELDEVRTAAARAGHPWWTLSQLSDEAAVELDVRAAPSARGHQHDIESIFAMLRAHVSTGGHAVIVAPGTGTAHRVVERLAESDTPAAMLDSGAAPKAGVVGVLKGPLHDGLIIPGDPANLVVITETDLTGNRATSAEGKRLAAKRRNTVDPLALTAGDLVVHDQHGIGRFVEMTERTVGGARREYLVLEYASSKNRGGGAKNTDKLYVPMDSLDQLSRYVGGQAPALSKLGGSDWTNTKTKARRAVREIAGELVALYAKRQASAGHAFAPDTPWQAEMEDAFGFTETVDQLTAITEVKSDMEKPIPMDRVICGDVGYGKTEIAVRAAFKAVQDGKQVAVLVPTTLLADQHLQTFTDRMTGFPVTVKGLSRFTDPTESRAVLDGLADGSVDIVIGTHRLLQTGVRWKDLGLVVVDEEQRFGVEHKEHIKSLRTHVDVLTMSATPIPRTLEMSLAGIREMSTILTPPEERYPVLTYVGPDDAKQVGAALRRELLRDGQAFYVHNRVSSIDAAAARVRELVPEARVVVAHGQMPEERLERTVEGFWNREYDILVCTTIIETGLDISNANTLIVERADTFGLSQLHQLRGRVGRSRERGYAYFLYPPDVPLTETAYDRLATIAQNNELGAGMMVALKDLEIRGAGNVLGVEQSGHVAGVGFDLYVRLVGEAVEAYKAAADGDTVTTPEEPKDVRIDLPVDAHLPPDYIASDRLRLEGYRRLAAAPDDAAIDAVVEELTDRYGALPEPAQRLVAVARLRLLCRACGITEVSAPSAATLRLSPITLLDSAQVRLKRMYPAANYRATTSTVSVPIPRAGGVGAPRLRDVELVQMVANLVTALQGKPQQEIGITSSSPAPMTREERQAR; translated from the coding sequence ATGACCGCACCGGGGCCTGCTCGCCCAGAAACCCCGATCGCGGGGCTCGTTGAATTAGCGCTGACGGCGCCCACTTTCCAGCAGCTGGCCGCGCGTGCGGCCGCCGCGCCGGACGAACTGAACCTGGTCGGCCCGGCCAGCGCGCGCCTGTTCGTCGCCAGCGCCCTGGCGCGACGCGGGCCGCTGCTCGTGGTCACCGCCACCGGGCGCGAAGCCGCCGATCTGAGCGCCGAACTGCGCGGCGTGTTCGGCGACGCGGTGGCGGTGTTCCCGTCCTGGGAAACGCTGCCGCACGAACGCCTTTCGCCGGGCGTCGACACCGTCGGCACCCGCTTGATGGTGCTGCGCCGGCTGGCGCGTCCCGACGACACCACGCTGGGTCCACCCCTGCGGGTGGTGGTGACGGCCGCGCGTTCGCTGTTGCAGCCGATGACGCCGCAGCTGGGTCTTGTGGAACCGCTCACACTGCGCGTCGGCGCGGAAGTCGAATTCGAGAGCGTGATCACCCGGCTGGTCGAACTGGCCTACACCCGGGTCGACATGGTCGGCCGGCGCGGTGAATTCGCCGTTCGCGGTGGCATTCTCGACGTCTTCGCGCCCACGGCCGAACACCCGGTGCGCGTCGAGTTCTGGGGCGACGAGGTCAGCGAGATGCGGATGTTTGCGGTCGCCGATCAGCGGTCCATCCCGGACGTCGAGGTCGACGTACTCGTCGCGGTCGCCTGCCGCGAATTGTTGCTGACCGACGACGTAAAGGCACGGGCAGCCGAGCTGCTGGCCCTGGCGGCCGCACGGCTGCCAGAAGGGGAAGCCGCGATCACCGGCAGTGTCTCCGACATGCTCGCCAAGCTGTCCGAAGGCATCCCGGTCGACGGAATGGAAGCACTGCTTCCCGTCCTTCGGCCCCCCGAAGATGGGCGCCCCGCGCTGCTGACCGATCAGCTGGCCGAGGGCACCCCGGTGTTGCTGTGCGACCCGGAGAAGGTGCGCAGCCGCGCCGCCGACCTGATCAAGACCGGCCGCGAATTCCTCGAGGCTGCCTGGTCGGTCGCGGCCATGGGCACCTCGGAAGGTCAAGCGCCGGTCGACGTCGAGGACCTGGGCGGGTCGGGCTTCGCCGAACTGGACGAGGTGCGGACTGCCGCGGCCCGGGCCGGCCACCCGTGGTGGACGCTGAGTCAGCTGTCCGACGAGGCAGCGGTCGAGCTGGATGTGCGGGCGGCGCCGTCGGCCCGCGGCCACCAGCACGACATCGAAAGCATCTTCGCGATGCTGCGCGCGCACGTGTCCACCGGCGGCCACGCCGTGATCGTCGCCCCCGGAACCGGTACTGCCCATCGGGTGGTGGAGCGGCTGGCCGAGTCCGATACCCCCGCCGCGATGCTGGACTCGGGTGCGGCGCCCAAGGCCGGTGTGGTCGGGGTGCTCAAGGGGCCGCTGCACGACGGCCTGATCATTCCGGGCGATCCCGCCAACCTCGTCGTCATCACCGAGACCGACCTGACCGGCAACCGGGCGACGTCGGCGGAAGGCAAGCGGCTGGCCGCCAAGCGGCGCAACACCGTCGACCCGCTGGCGCTGACAGCCGGCGACCTCGTGGTCCACGACCAGCACGGCATCGGGCGGTTCGTCGAGATGACCGAACGGACCGTCGGCGGGGCCCGCCGCGAATATCTGGTGCTGGAATACGCCTCCAGCAAAAACCGGGGTGGCGGTGCGAAAAACACCGACAAGCTGTATGTCCCGATGGACTCCCTGGACCAGTTGTCGCGGTATGTCGGCGGCCAGGCGCCGGCGCTGAGCAAGCTCGGCGGCAGCGACTGGACAAACACCAAGACCAAGGCCCGTCGCGCCGTCCGCGAGATCGCCGGCGAGCTGGTGGCGCTATATGCCAAGCGGCAGGCCAGCGCCGGCCACGCGTTCGCGCCGGACACGCCCTGGCAGGCCGAGATGGAGGACGCATTCGGTTTCACCGAGACCGTCGACCAGCTGACCGCGATCACCGAGGTCAAGTCCGACATGGAAAAGCCGATTCCGATGGACCGGGTGATCTGCGGCGACGTCGGCTACGGCAAGACCGAGATCGCGGTGCGGGCGGCGTTCAAGGCCGTGCAGGACGGCAAACAGGTCGCGGTGCTGGTGCCCACCACGCTGCTGGCCGACCAGCATCTGCAGACGTTCACCGACCGGATGACCGGCTTCCCGGTGACCGTCAAGGGGCTGTCCCGGTTCACCGATCCCACCGAGTCCCGTGCCGTGCTCGACGGTCTGGCCGACGGGTCGGTGGACATCGTGATCGGCACGCACCGGCTGCTGCAGACGGGGGTGCGCTGGAAGGATCTGGGCTTGGTCGTGGTGGACGAGGAGCAGCGGTTCGGCGTCGAGCACAAGGAACACATCAAGAGCCTGCGCACCCACGTCGACGTGCTGACCATGAGCGCCACGCCGATCCCGCGCACCCTGGAGATGAGCCTGGCCGGGATTCGAGAGATGTCGACGATCCTGACGCCGCCCGAGGAGCGCTACCCGGTGCTGACCTACGTCGGCCCGGACGATGCCAAACAGGTCGGGGCCGCGTTGCGGCGTGAGCTGCTGCGCGACGGCCAGGCCTTCTACGTGCACAACCGGGTCAGTTCGATCGACGCGGCGGCGGCCCGGGTCCGTGAGCTGGTGCCCGAGGCGCGGGTCGTGGTCGCGCACGGGCAGATGCCAGAAGAACGGCTGGAACGCACCGTAGAAGGGTTCTGGAATCGCGAATACGACATCCTGGTCTGCACCACGATCATCGAAACCGGACTGGACATCTCCAACGCGAACACACTGATCGTCGAGCGCGCCGACACCTTCGGGCTCTCGCAGCTGCACCAGCTGCGCGGCCGGGTGGGCCGCAGCCGGGAACGGGGCTACGCCTACTTCCTCTATCCGCCGGACGTGCCGCTGACCGAGACGGCCTACGACCGGCTGGCGACCATCGCGCAGAACAACGAGCTGGGCGCGGGCATGATGGTCGCGCTGAAGGACCTCGAAATCCGCGGCGCCGGCAATGTGTTGGGCGTCGAGCAGTCCGGGCACGTCGCCGGGGTCGGCTTCGACCTGTACGTGCGGTTGGTGGGTGAGGCCGTCGAGGCCTACAAGGCCGCCGCCGACGGTGACACGGTTACTACACCCGAGGAGCCCAAAGATGTGCGCATCGACCTGCCGGTGGACGCGCATCTGCCACCGGACTACATCGCCAGCGACCGGTTGCGGCTGGAGGGCTACCGGCGCCTGGCCGCCGCGCCCGACGACGCGGCCATCGACGCCGTCGTGGAGGAGCTGACCGACCGCTACGGGGCGCTCCCGGAACCGGCTCAGCGGCTGGTGGCCGTGGCGCGGTTGCGGCTGTTGTGCCGTGCCTGCGGCATCACCGAGGTGTCGGCCCCGTCTGCGGCGACACTGCGGCTGTCGCCGATTACGCTGCTAGATTCTGCCCAGGTGCGGCTCAAGCGGATGTATCCGGCCGCCAACTACCGCGCCACCACGTCCACGGTGTCTGTTCCGATCCCGCGAGCCGGCGGAGTGGGCGCGCCGCGGCTTCGCGATGTCGAGTTGGTGCAGATGGTGGCCAACTTGGTGACCGCCCTGCAAGGGAAACCGCAGCAGGAAATTGGTATAACGAGTTCGTCACCTGCGCCGATGACCAGGGAGGAGCGACAAGCGCGATGA
- a CDS encoding LpqN/LpqT family lipoprotein, whose translation MRRHAAAAIITALTIAAVACGPKAPDYSTVWTTSTTATATTTVEKPVPLSQYLNSIGVTGKQVAPSALTDLVVSIPTPPGWSPFTDPHITPETVILAKGKKYPTARLVVFALNGNFDPEQVIKHGNDDAQLFENFKQLDSSMEPYNGFPSAMIQGSYNGDNGTRLHSWNRIVLPTGSPPAKQRYFVQLTITGLADQAAAQSSDIDTIIHGFVVAAK comes from the coding sequence GTGAGACGGCACGCGGCCGCTGCCATCATTACCGCGCTGACGATCGCCGCGGTCGCTTGTGGGCCGAAAGCTCCTGACTACTCGACGGTTTGGACGACGAGTACGACGGCGACGGCTACCACCACGGTCGAGAAACCGGTTCCGTTGTCGCAGTATCTGAACAGCATCGGCGTGACGGGCAAGCAGGTGGCGCCGAGTGCCCTGACCGATCTGGTGGTGTCGATACCGACACCACCGGGCTGGTCGCCGTTCACGGATCCGCATATCACGCCCGAGACGGTGATCTTGGCCAAGGGCAAGAAGTATCCGACCGCGCGTCTGGTGGTGTTCGCCCTCAACGGAAACTTCGACCCGGAGCAGGTCATCAAGCACGGCAACGACGATGCCCAATTGTTCGAGAACTTCAAGCAATTGGACTCCTCGATGGAGCCCTACAACGGCTTTCCCTCGGCGATGATCCAGGGCAGCTATAACGGCGACAACGGTACCCGGCTGCACAGTTGGAACCGCATCGTGCTGCCGACCGGGTCGCCGCCGGCCAAGCAGCGCTACTTCGTTCAGCTCACGATCACCGGCCTGGCCGACCAGGCTGCCGCGCAGTCGAGCGACATCGACACGATCATCCACGGATTCGTGGTCGCCGCTAAGTGA
- the lysA gene encoding diaminopimelate decarboxylase, translated as MTLLDMLPSIGRAAPRRLNPAIWPVTTHSDEQGRLCIGDVPLSDIADEFHTPTYVIDEADFRYRARRYRKTLRGVEIVYAGKSLLTTAVARWASEEGLGVDVCSSGELAVALAGGVRPARIVMHGNAKSPEELREAVHAGVGRIVLDSCIEIAYLAGCARKSQPVLIRVTPDTPTWQDVPGHRAITTGISDQKFGLTLHGDRADVAAQRVLAHPILDLVGLHCHLGSQVTDAAPYGEAIRRMIAAMADIRARHGVILTELNIGGGHAIPYVPGDRELDIDDLAVVLEDALDEACAAEHFPRPTLVVEPGRAISGRAGVTVYRVCSVKTQPGGRTFVAVDGGMSDNPRVLLYGAQYTVTLANRHSVGPKQRVTVAGRHCEAGDEIARDIELPVDLHPGDLLAVACTGAYHHSMASNYNMVCRPPLVAVKDGRARQLVRRETVADLLSRDCG; from the coding sequence ATGACATTGCTTGACATGCTGCCGTCCATCGGTCGGGCGGCGCCCCGCCGGCTGAATCCCGCGATCTGGCCTGTCACTACGCATTCCGACGAGCAAGGCCGGCTCTGCATCGGTGACGTCCCGCTGTCGGATATCGCTGACGAGTTCCACACCCCCACCTACGTGATCGACGAAGCCGACTTCCGTTACCGCGCCCGGCGCTACCGCAAGACGCTGCGCGGTGTCGAGATCGTCTACGCCGGAAAGTCTCTGCTGACGACGGCGGTGGCGCGCTGGGCGAGCGAGGAGGGACTGGGCGTCGACGTCTGCTCGTCGGGTGAGCTGGCCGTCGCCCTGGCCGGCGGCGTGCGGCCCGCGCGGATCGTCATGCACGGCAACGCGAAATCACCCGAGGAGCTGCGCGAGGCGGTGCACGCCGGGGTGGGGCGCATCGTGCTGGATTCCTGCATCGAGATCGCGTACTTGGCCGGCTGCGCCCGCAAGAGCCAGCCGGTGCTGATCCGGGTGACCCCGGACACCCCCACCTGGCAAGACGTCCCTGGCCATCGCGCGATCACCACCGGCATCAGCGATCAGAAGTTCGGGCTCACGCTGCACGGCGACCGCGCCGACGTCGCGGCCCAGCGCGTGCTGGCGCATCCGATCCTTGACCTGGTCGGGCTGCACTGCCATCTCGGCTCGCAGGTCACCGACGCCGCCCCGTATGGCGAGGCCATCCGCCGAATGATCGCCGCCATGGCCGACATCCGCGCCCGGCACGGCGTGATCCTCACCGAACTGAACATCGGCGGCGGCCATGCGATCCCCTACGTTCCCGGCGATCGCGAACTCGACATCGACGACCTGGCCGTCGTCCTCGAAGACGCGCTCGATGAGGCCTGCGCCGCCGAGCATTTCCCGCGGCCGACCCTCGTGGTGGAACCCGGTCGCGCGATCAGCGGCCGGGCCGGCGTGACGGTGTATCGCGTGTGCTCGGTCAAAACGCAACCGGGCGGGCGCACCTTCGTCGCGGTCGACGGCGGCATGAGCGACAACCCGCGGGTGTTGTTGTACGGCGCCCAGTACACCGTCACGCTGGCCAACCGCCATTCGGTGGGACCCAAGCAGCGGGTCACGGTCGCCGGCCGGCACTGCGAGGCCGGCGACGAGATCGCCCGCGATATTGAGTTGCCGGTGGACCTGCATCCCGGCGACCTGCTGGCCGTGGCGTGCACCGGCGCCTACCACCACAGCATGGCGTCGAACTACAACATGGTGTGCCGGCCACCGCTGGTCGCCGTCAAGGACGGTCGCGCCCGGCAACTGGTTCGCCGCGAGACGGTCGCCGACCTGCTCTCACGCGACTGCGGCTGA
- a CDS encoding DUF1295 domain-containing protein: MALMQPTGLFINVHKALVIPVTVAVMLSFSNFSTAMWLYLGMHGSYSILWLIKGRTYPDRRFAEKVPIWIGIVFVFLPLAGYYAAPILLAWLHPNVPAWAAGLGVSVFTFGIFLHYVSDAQKYYTLQVRSGLIDTGLFARTRNPNYLGEILTYMGFAIISWHWIPFLVNSAWIFGFFIRNMIKKDRSMSRLPGFASYKARTGMLLPRLLRPAVRPAAVE, encoded by the coding sequence ATGGCACTCATGCAGCCCACCGGCTTGTTCATCAACGTGCATAAGGCGCTGGTCATCCCGGTCACGGTGGCGGTAATGCTGAGCTTCAGTAACTTCTCGACCGCGATGTGGCTGTATCTGGGGATGCACGGCAGCTATTCGATTCTGTGGCTGATCAAGGGCCGCACCTACCCGGATCGTCGTTTTGCCGAGAAAGTGCCGATCTGGATCGGCATCGTGTTCGTGTTTCTGCCGCTGGCCGGCTACTACGCCGCGCCGATCCTGCTGGCCTGGCTCCACCCGAATGTGCCGGCCTGGGCAGCCGGCCTCGGCGTTTCGGTTTTCACCTTCGGCATCTTTCTGCACTACGTCTCCGACGCACAGAAGTACTACACCCTGCAGGTGCGCTCCGGTCTGATCGATACCGGCCTATTCGCCCGTACCCGCAATCCGAACTATCTCGGCGAAATCTTGACGTATATGGGTTTTGCGATCATCTCGTGGCACTGGATCCCGTTCCTCGTCAACTCCGCGTGGATCTTCGGGTTCTTCATCCGCAACATGATCAAGAAAGACCGCTCCATGTCGCGGCTTCCCGGATTCGCGAGTTACAAGGCCCGCACCGGCATGTTGCTGCCACGCCTGCTCCGGCCCGCAGTTCGGCCGGCTGCCGTCGAATAG
- a CDS encoding TetR/AcrR family transcriptional regulator produces MTGSERRHQLIGIARSLFAERGYDGTSIEEIAQRANVSKPVVYEHFGGKEGLYAVVVDREMSALLDGITSSLTNNRSRVRVERVALALLTYVEERTDGFRILIRDSPAAISTGTYSSLLNDAVGQVSSILAGDFARRGLDPDLAPLYAQALVGSVSMTAQWWLDTREPKKEVVAAHLVNLMWNGLTHLESDPRLQDE; encoded by the coding sequence ATGACCGGCAGCGAGCGCCGACACCAGTTGATCGGCATCGCGCGTTCGCTGTTCGCCGAGCGCGGCTACGACGGCACCTCCATCGAGGAGATCGCGCAGCGCGCCAACGTGTCCAAGCCGGTGGTCTACGAGCACTTCGGCGGCAAGGAGGGCCTGTACGCCGTCGTCGTCGACCGGGAGATGTCGGCGCTGCTGGACGGGATCACCTCGTCGCTGACCAACAACCGGTCCCGGGTCCGGGTCGAGCGGGTTGCGCTCGCGCTGCTCACCTACGTCGAGGAACGCACCGACGGCTTCCGCATCCTGATCCGCGACTCGCCCGCGGCGATCAGTACCGGCACCTACTCCAGCCTGCTCAATGACGCCGTCGGCCAGGTCAGCTCGATCCTGGCCGGCGACTTCGCCCGCCGCGGCCTGGACCCCGATCTGGCGCCGCTGTACGCCCAGGCATTGGTGGGCTCGGTGTCGATGACCGCGCAGTGGTGGCTCGACACCCGGGAGCCCAAGAAAGAAGTCGTGGCCGCGCACCTGGTCAACCTGATGTGGAACGGCCTGACTCATCTGGAATCCGACCCCCGGCTGCAAGACGAGTAG
- the glmU gene encoding bifunctional UDP-N-acetylglucosamine diphosphorylase/glucosamine-1-phosphate N-acetyltransferase GlmU gives MSFHGDTAVVVLAAGPGTRMRSDTPKVLHAIAGRSMLSHSLHAIAKVAPQRLVVVLGHEHQRIAPIVADLAETLGRPIDVALQDRPRGTGHAALCGLSALPPDYAGVVVITSGDTPLLDADTLADLIASHNAASAAATVLTTTLRDPFGYGRILRTQDDPQPGQVMAIVEEADASDSQRKIGEVNAGVYAFDAAALRSALGRLSSDNAQQELYLTDVIAILRGDGRPVHARHVDDSALVAGVNNRVQLAALGAELNRRIVAAHQMAGVTVIDPATTWIDVDVTIGRDTVIHPATQLLGRTQIGGGCVVGPDTTLTDVTVGDGTSVIRTHGDSAVIGGGATVGPYTYLRPGTVLGAEGKLGAFVEVKNSNIGTGTKVPHLTYVGDADIGEHSNIGASSVFVNYDGETKRRTTVGSHVRTGSDTMFVAPVTVGDGAYTGAGTVLRDDVPPGALAVSAGPQRNIENWVQRKRPGSAAAQAADKAAQQATTAAGPSESE, from the coding sequence ATGTCGTTTCACGGTGACACCGCGGTCGTCGTGTTAGCGGCCGGGCCCGGCACCCGGATGCGCTCGGATACCCCCAAGGTGCTGCACGCCATCGCCGGCCGCAGCATGTTGTCGCACTCACTGCACGCGATCGCCAAGGTGGCACCGCAGCGGCTGGTCGTGGTGCTGGGCCACGAGCATCAGCGCATCGCCCCCATCGTGGCCGATCTCGCCGAGACCCTCGGCCGTCCGATCGACGTCGCCCTGCAGGACCGCCCCCGCGGCACCGGCCACGCCGCGCTCTGCGGCCTGTCCGCGCTGCCGCCGGACTACGCCGGCGTCGTCGTGATCACCTCGGGCGATACCCCGCTGCTGGACGCCGACACCCTGGCCGATCTGATCGCGTCCCACAACGCGGCGTCGGCGGCCGCGACGGTGCTGACCACCACGCTGCGTGATCCGTTCGGCTATGGCCGGATCCTGCGCACCCAGGACGACCCCCAGCCAGGCCAAGTGATGGCGATCGTCGAGGAGGCCGACGCATCCGACTCGCAACGCAAGATCGGCGAGGTCAACGCCGGTGTTTACGCCTTCGACGCCGCGGCGCTGCGCTCGGCGCTCGGCCGGCTGAGCTCCGATAACGCCCAGCAGGAGCTGTACCTGACCGACGTCATCGCGATCCTGCGCGGCGACGGCCGGCCCGTGCACGCCCGCCACGTCGACGACAGCGCGCTGGTGGCCGGGGTGAACAACCGCGTCCAGCTCGCGGCGCTGGGCGCCGAGCTGAACCGTCGCATCGTCGCCGCCCATCAGATGGCCGGCGTGACGGTGATCGATCCGGCCACCACCTGGATCGACGTCGACGTGACGATCGGCCGCGACACCGTCATCCACCCGGCAACCCAGCTGCTGGGCCGCACCCAGATCGGGGGCGGCTGCGTGGTCGGCCCCGACACCACGCTCACCGACGTCACCGTCGGCGACGGCACCTCGGTGATCCGCACGCATGGCGACTCGGCGGTGATCGGCGGCGGCGCAACGGTCGGCCCGTACACCTACCTGCGGCCCGGCACGGTGCTGGGCGCCGAGGGCAAGCTCGGCGCCTTCGTCGAGGTCAAGAACTCCAACATCGGGACCGGCACCAAGGTGCCGCACTTGACCTACGTCGGCGACGCCGACATCGGCGAGCACAGCAACATCGGCGCCTCCAGCGTGTTCGTCAACTACGACGGTGAGACCAAACGGCGCACCACGGTCGGCTCACACGTCCGCACCGGCTCGGACACCATGTTCGTCGCACCGGTGACCGTCGGCGACGGCGCCTACACCGGGGCGGGCACCGTGTTGCGTGACGACGTGCCGCCGGGGGCGTTGGCGGTTTCCGCCGGTCCGCAACGCAACATCGAGAACTGGGTGCAACGCAAACGCCCAGGCAGTGCCGCCGCCCAGGCAGCGGACAAAGCCGCTCAGCAAGCTACGACGGCTGCTGGGCCGTCCGAATCCGAATAG
- a CDS encoding ribose-phosphate diphosphokinase, with product MSHDWTDNRKNLMLFSGRAHPELAEQVAKELDVHVTAQTAREFANGEIFVRFHESVRGCDAFVLQSNPAPVNNWLMEQLIMIDALKRGSAKRITAVMPFYPYARQDKKHRGREPISARLVADLLKTAGADRIVTVDLHTDQIQGFFDGPVDHMRGQTLLTTYIKDNYPDGNMVVVSPDSGRVRIAEKWADSLGGVPLAFIHKTRDPRVPNQVVSNRVVGEVEGRTCVLIDDMIDTGGTIAGAVNLLRSDGASDVIVAATHGVLSEPAAERLASCGAREVIVTNTLPIGEEKRFPQLTVLSIAPLLASTIRAVFENGSVTGLFDGDA from the coding sequence GTGAGCCACGACTGGACCGATAACCGCAAAAATCTGATGCTGTTCTCCGGCCGGGCGCACCCCGAGCTGGCCGAGCAGGTCGCCAAGGAACTCGACGTCCACGTCACCGCGCAGACGGCGCGAGAGTTCGCCAACGGCGAGATCTTCGTGCGCTTCCACGAGTCGGTGCGCGGGTGCGACGCCTTCGTGCTGCAGTCGAACCCGGCGCCGGTGAACAACTGGCTGATGGAACAGCTGATCATGATCGACGCGCTCAAGCGCGGCAGTGCCAAGCGGATCACCGCCGTCATGCCGTTCTATCCCTACGCCCGCCAGGACAAGAAGCATCGCGGCCGCGAGCCAATCTCGGCCCGGCTGGTCGCTGACCTGCTCAAGACCGCGGGGGCCGACCGGATCGTGACCGTCGACCTGCACACCGACCAGATCCAGGGCTTCTTCGACGGGCCCGTCGACCACATGCGCGGCCAGACCCTGCTCACCACCTACATCAAGGACAACTACCCCGACGGCAATATGGTCGTGGTCTCCCCGGACTCCGGCCGGGTGCGCATCGCCGAGAAGTGGGCCGATTCGCTGGGTGGCGTCCCGCTGGCCTTCATCCACAAGACCCGCGACCCGCGGGTGCCCAACCAGGTGGTTTCCAACCGCGTCGTCGGTGAGGTCGAGGGGCGCACCTGCGTACTGATCGACGACATGATCGACACCGGCGGCACGATCGCCGGCGCGGTGAACCTGCTGCGCTCCGACGGTGCCAGCGACGTGATCGTGGCGGCCACCCACGGTGTGCTGTCGGAGCCGGCCGCCGAGCGGCTGGCCTCCTGCGGTGCCCGCGAGGTCATCGTCACGAATACGCTGCCGATCGGCGAGGAGAAGCGCTTTCCTCAGCTAACGGTATTGTCGATCGCGCCGTTGCTGGCCAGCACGATTCGTGCCGTCTTCGAAAATGGTTCTGTCACAGGACTATTCGACGGAGACGCCTAG